A single Anatilimnocola floriformis DNA region contains:
- a CDS encoding response regulator transcription factor, translating into MRALVIEDQNDLRRLIQEMLEDDGYCVDTAPDGAEGLLRARTVSYDIVLLDIMLPKLDGWEVLEQLRETRHTPVLVLSARDAVSDRVLGLDLGADDYLPKPFERSELLARVRALIRRSAGQTKSTLQIADIEIDLTSCEVRQAGELVSLTAREFNLLKYLAVHRGKVISRLELYDHLFAENDDAASNVLDVYVSYLRKKLGADLIQTKRGLGYVIP; encoded by the coding sequence ATGCGAGCCCTCGTCATTGAAGATCAAAACGACTTGAGACGCCTGATTCAGGAGATGCTGGAAGACGATGGCTACTGTGTGGATACGGCCCCCGATGGCGCCGAGGGATTGCTGAGAGCTCGCACGGTTTCGTACGACATCGTGCTGCTCGATATCATGCTGCCCAAATTGGATGGCTGGGAAGTGCTGGAGCAACTGCGCGAGACACGTCACACGCCGGTGCTGGTCCTCTCGGCTCGCGACGCGGTTTCCGATCGCGTGCTCGGTCTCGATCTGGGAGCCGACGACTATTTACCCAAACCGTTTGAGCGCTCCGAACTATTGGCTCGCGTGCGAGCGCTCATCAGGCGCTCTGCGGGGCAAACGAAATCGACGCTGCAAATTGCCGATATCGAAATCGATCTGACTTCCTGCGAAGTCCGGCAAGCCGGCGAATTGGTTTCGCTCACTGCCCGCGAGTTCAACCTGCTGAAATATCTTGCCGTGCATCGCGGCAAGGTCATCAGCCGCTTGGAACTCTACGATCACTTGTTCGCCGAGAACGACGATGCCGCCTCGAACGTGCTCGATGTTTACGTTTCCTACCTGCGCAAGAAACTTGGAGCCGATCTGATTCAGACCAAGCGAGGATTAGGTTATGTCATCCCCTAA
- a CDS encoding SHD1 domain-containing protein — MNTSWRERKSEIFVAALLLWGATLTAFAADPKPDHRIVLRVSSAMLNSSMDGKDLVNRESDVQEQMLGTTVIGKAKVTGTPVVKLIESGDSAKFQIILEGTAVSHTTGYNGPAIVTSRSTTKFTATKLVVFEPTRGFYGQPAKVNATTQTTIENIDSTRGGIIGRIVRRRAAAIEAGQHGQFEQIAAQRAERRIQLAFEKTAAHRLAKLNEVADVRSLASATGHSHSPMDIKYSCCTTPHYFQIATSFSDSGPPLELPKYDPNNPHNAPVEVWVHDTFIGEPIATGIDLLAKQAETNKLALTISAVARTLGSAEFTDKIPTVIGRQTLHMHKIGHWRVAKVEIPAPDLAEVVQVLRPVSAPSKPAVLPKVTVDVADANRTWTSGKYTAEAKFVGIDGKTVKLQRTTGVNTTIPLEKLSDADQAWIKEYLAKAPRTASN, encoded by the coding sequence GTGAATACCAGCTGGCGCGAGCGCAAGTCGGAAATCTTTGTAGCCGCACTCTTATTGTGGGGCGCGACGCTCACGGCGTTTGCAGCCGATCCGAAGCCGGATCATCGTATTGTGCTGCGAGTTTCCAGCGCGATGCTGAACTCATCGATGGACGGTAAGGATCTCGTTAATCGCGAATCCGATGTGCAAGAGCAGATGCTTGGAACCACCGTAATCGGCAAAGCCAAGGTCACCGGCACTCCGGTCGTCAAGTTGATCGAGAGTGGCGACAGTGCGAAATTTCAAATCATTCTCGAAGGAACGGCAGTCTCGCACACCACCGGTTACAACGGACCGGCGATCGTCACGAGCCGCTCAACGACGAAATTTACGGCCACGAAGCTGGTCGTTTTTGAACCAACCCGTGGTTTTTATGGTCAGCCTGCCAAGGTAAATGCAACGACGCAAACCACGATCGAGAACATCGATTCAACCCGCGGCGGAATTATTGGTCGAATTGTTCGCCGCCGGGCAGCTGCGATCGAAGCCGGTCAACATGGGCAGTTTGAACAGATTGCCGCTCAGCGAGCCGAACGGCGAATTCAACTGGCGTTTGAAAAGACAGCAGCCCATCGGCTGGCCAAGCTCAACGAAGTGGCCGACGTCCGGTCGCTGGCCTCGGCTACGGGTCACAGCCATAGCCCGATGGATATCAAGTATTCCTGCTGCACGACTCCGCACTACTTTCAAATCGCCACAAGCTTCAGCGACAGCGGCCCGCCGCTCGAGCTGCCCAAGTACGATCCGAACAATCCCCACAATGCACCAGTCGAAGTGTGGGTCCACGACACCTTCATCGGCGAACCCATCGCGACGGGCATCGACCTGCTGGCGAAGCAAGCCGAAACGAACAAACTGGCGCTTACGATCTCAGCCGTCGCTCGCACGCTGGGCTCGGCCGAATTCACCGATAAGATTCCGACGGTCATCGGCCGGCAAACGTTGCACATGCACAAGATCGGCCATTGGCGCGTCGCCAAGGTTGAAATTCCCGCGCCGGATCTAGCCGAAGTGGTGCAAGTGCTGCGGCCGGTCAGCGCTCCGAGCAAGCCAGCCGTGTTGCCCAAGGTCACCGTGGATGTTGCCGATGCCAATCGTACCTGGACTAGTGGCAAGTACACAGCCGAAGCAAAGTTTGTCGGCATTGATGGAAAAACGGTCAAGCTGCAACGCACCACGGGCGTGAATACGACCATCCCTCTGGAAAAACTTTCGGACGCCGACCAAGCCTGGATCAAAGAGTATCTGGCCAAGGCCCCGCGCACGGCGTCGAACTAG
- a CDS encoding SWIM zinc finger family protein — translation MATGIDYTYRYPFASYLGDVDSAPGLYLSTCSVRQQHPHFFCGRLREPKLVGDMLLALSDVVRTHYFLPRPANLDPVVTSSPEMLRFEGFSGCCGVYARVDLPAAAFDRDIQRSGTTNVDFNTAMRNSLARLRNSREASLSVGREGVELTHAGETVVEKKVKLPIRWLKGFSEVQAYQAGLQLRVEVPGAEARRFVRSLPTGVGPKNISYVVASGASLRLSQVSRPSAVPVQGMNRIRAIEPLLTTAKTLRIWSDDAGVSGWEVIFPTGRFFLLMSPELQRGFSGEGQVLAQLAAGNWQEALPYVQSNLAGQSQIDAAALASKVGLPEKEVAAALAVLGTRGLAGFDVATGKFFHRELPFELAQVEALQPRLKEARKLLAEKELKVLATPAERAWDVGVPGTSVEHHVRLRPTGDRCTCQWYSKHQGERGPCKHMLAARMFVERDDEDGEDKV, via the coding sequence ATGGCGACTGGCATCGATTATACCTATCGCTATCCCTTCGCCTCTTATCTGGGAGACGTGGACAGCGCGCCTGGACTGTATCTATCGACCTGCAGCGTGCGGCAGCAACATCCGCATTTCTTTTGCGGGCGGCTTCGCGAGCCCAAGTTGGTAGGCGATATGCTGCTGGCGCTGAGCGATGTCGTTCGCACGCATTACTTTTTGCCGCGCCCTGCCAATCTCGATCCCGTGGTCACGAGCTCGCCCGAGATGCTTCGCTTCGAAGGCTTCTCGGGTTGCTGCGGCGTGTATGCGCGCGTGGATTTGCCAGCGGCGGCCTTTGATCGCGATATTCAACGCAGCGGCACGACCAACGTCGACTTTAATACGGCCATGCGGAATTCATTGGCTCGCCTGCGTAACAGTCGCGAAGCGTCGCTGAGTGTCGGCCGCGAAGGAGTTGAGCTCACGCACGCGGGCGAAACCGTCGTCGAGAAAAAAGTAAAGTTGCCGATTCGCTGGCTGAAAGGCTTTAGCGAAGTGCAGGCCTATCAAGCTGGCTTGCAGCTGCGCGTGGAAGTGCCCGGCGCCGAAGCGCGACGATTTGTCCGCAGCCTGCCGACCGGCGTGGGACCAAAAAACATTTCGTACGTCGTGGCCAGTGGCGCTTCTTTGCGGCTGTCGCAGGTCTCGCGGCCCAGCGCGGTTCCGGTGCAAGGGATGAACCGCATTCGCGCGATCGAACCGTTGCTTACGACGGCCAAGACTCTGCGCATCTGGTCCGACGACGCCGGCGTGAGTGGTTGGGAAGTGATCTTTCCCACCGGCCGATTCTTTCTGCTGATGAGTCCCGAACTGCAACGCGGTTTCAGTGGCGAAGGGCAAGTCCTCGCGCAACTCGCCGCCGGAAATTGGCAAGAGGCGCTTCCTTACGTGCAATCCAATCTCGCCGGTCAATCGCAAATCGATGCTGCCGCGCTCGCCAGCAAAGTTGGCTTGCCAGAAAAAGAAGTCGCCGCTGCCCTCGCCGTACTTGGTACGCGCGGGCTCGCCGGTTTTGATGTCGCAACTGGAAAATTCTTTCATCGTGAGTTGCCGTTTGAACTCGCCCAGGTCGAAGCACTGCAGCCCCGTTTGAAAGAAGCCCGCAAGTTGCTCGCGGAAAAGGAATTGAAAGTCCTCGCCACCCCTGCCGAGCGAGCGTGGGACGTCGGCGTGCCGGGCACCAGTGTCGAACACCACGTGCGACTGCGACCGACGGGCGATCGCTGCACTTGTCAGTGGTACAGCAAACATCAGGGTGAGCGCGGGCCCTGCAAACACATGCTCGCGGCGCGGATGTTCGTCGAACGCGATGATGAAGATGGCGAGGATAAAGTATGA
- a CDS encoding DUF6493 family protein produces MTAEAFLECLDRKGRQQCTLDDAMQLAEIVATWTEAQRRKLSKTVVEMTRVGRDVGFYSSSAYHMLHLAVLAVGPLAAAKRVDSFYHFETAAIKILSDRRPDWLDQWVALQMSKKYPAISWWMFRELLRNGTCSKPSSDDYIRFLVSLSGDVDPYRPGPRDVPRGSFRRSEYLQQNPEFIEDLWRFFEIETSIFLTYFQPEVLTTNAADGNAPEGWCATLIRLGELGLMDRQRLLTATLRALGSSFSANALTSFARFFESLNATPEELAAAQTVFGELLANRASHVVKFSLEQLTNLQKLGLLDGPAFLAAAPAVFAVKPKGQPLMVLAIATKLAKDQPDLVPEIANLAIEALSHDSSDVQASALKMLAGWQARLHRDHASELQAKLPGIAASVRPRGEALIAALGVTAEDDSLPSPAPSISLEEFQSRASAVPERWLSASGFNAALTAATSDSCFTGASFNVSEISVLTSCAPIVPIETVDELLDAVAHALEELDSGDELERILDGISRLGSERPADFELRAKPLVQRLVANRRDNWRGLLGLGMHPKLPQLLLRWLGSPEVVQYKQMEDPRALPKFIERRLREIEARLAAGRSRSLLCAPTHQHGWLDPLVFVARLQATTTPRTADLLQALIRLAPDHRAAALESARDLPDDWGAAVRYALGGPPPTEFIESDERFSLWLAAGRSRQAFGPLTDLALAGGPSRETIIAEPTFAWQAIDRNPASRWSSTMTLKLSINPGLPRAEENALRPTLAIREDNLHNWANFGVEWSKAWLIPLWPANLDAVLAEGVRQLRVRIDEPASTFEPNYVYLQPLLRPDVSWSELSWLAIWLALLSKDSSSRGMAIDVLITGIEDGRAQLQFDVLAKLATGEWFKLNRLADAGREVARVSPRHAWWWAELLQRFLAQLATWPTEAHHLLTLLLELLSELQLSLNAEFRSTFESRTVTGKSAKVLKSILALQAKPNSAARQQAHSLALETALSRAERWAAGSL; encoded by the coding sequence ATGACGGCCGAGGCCTTTCTGGAATGTTTGGACCGCAAGGGGCGTCAACAATGCACGCTCGACGATGCCATGCAGTTGGCGGAGATTGTGGCGACTTGGACCGAAGCCCAGCGGCGAAAGCTGTCGAAGACCGTCGTCGAGATGACGCGGGTTGGCCGTGATGTCGGTTTCTATTCCAGCAGTGCCTACCACATGTTGCATCTGGCAGTGCTCGCCGTGGGCCCTCTCGCAGCCGCGAAACGCGTTGATTCTTTTTATCACTTCGAAACGGCTGCCATCAAAATTCTCAGCGACCGCCGGCCTGATTGGCTCGATCAGTGGGTTGCTCTGCAAATGTCCAAGAAGTATCCGGCCATCAGCTGGTGGATGTTTCGCGAACTACTTCGCAACGGCACCTGCAGCAAGCCGAGTTCAGACGACTACATTCGCTTTCTCGTGAGTTTGAGCGGAGACGTTGACCCCTATCGCCCCGGCCCCCGCGACGTGCCTCGCGGTAGCTTCCGCCGCAGTGAATACCTGCAGCAGAATCCGGAGTTCATCGAAGACCTGTGGCGGTTTTTCGAAATCGAAACATCGATCTTCCTCACTTATTTTCAGCCTGAGGTACTCACCACGAATGCAGCCGACGGCAATGCGCCGGAAGGTTGGTGTGCGACGCTGATTCGCCTCGGCGAACTGGGGCTGATGGATCGACAACGATTGCTCACTGCCACCTTGCGCGCTCTCGGATCAAGTTTCTCAGCCAATGCTCTTACCAGTTTCGCGCGGTTTTTCGAAAGCCTGAACGCCACGCCCGAAGAACTCGCTGCCGCGCAAACGGTGTTCGGCGAATTGCTTGCTAATCGTGCGTCGCACGTGGTGAAGTTCTCCTTGGAGCAATTGACCAACTTGCAAAAGCTCGGCTTGCTCGATGGCCCCGCGTTTCTCGCCGCTGCGCCCGCCGTGTTCGCGGTGAAGCCCAAGGGGCAGCCACTAATGGTGCTGGCGATTGCGACGAAACTCGCCAAGGATCAGCCCGACCTGGTGCCAGAAATTGCCAATCTCGCCATCGAAGCCTTATCGCACGATTCAAGCGATGTGCAGGCCTCAGCGCTGAAGATGCTCGCCGGTTGGCAGGCGCGGTTGCACCGCGATCACGCCAGCGAACTACAGGCGAAATTGCCGGGAATAGCCGCAAGCGTTCGCCCCCGCGGCGAAGCGCTGATTGCTGCGCTCGGCGTGACGGCCGAAGATGATTCGCTCCCCTCCCCTGCCCCGTCGATTTCGCTCGAGGAGTTTCAATCGCGCGCCAGTGCCGTTCCTGAGCGCTGGCTGAGCGCGAGCGGATTCAACGCAGCGCTCACCGCAGCCACAAGCGATTCCTGCTTCACCGGCGCATCGTTCAACGTCAGCGAGATCTCGGTTCTCACTTCTTGCGCACCCATCGTGCCGATCGAAACGGTCGATGAGTTGCTCGATGCCGTCGCGCATGCGCTGGAAGAACTCGATTCGGGAGATGAACTCGAACGGATTCTCGACGGTATCAGTCGTTTGGGCAGCGAGCGGCCGGCTGACTTTGAGTTGCGCGCCAAGCCGCTCGTGCAACGACTCGTAGCCAATCGCCGCGACAACTGGCGAGGCCTGCTGGGCTTGGGCATGCATCCCAAGTTGCCGCAACTCTTGTTGCGCTGGTTGGGTTCGCCTGAGGTGGTTCAATACAAACAGATGGAAGATCCGCGCGCCTTGCCGAAGTTTATTGAGCGCCGCCTGCGCGAAATCGAAGCGCGCCTCGCCGCCGGGCGATCGCGGTCGTTGCTCTGCGCGCCGACGCATCAACACGGTTGGCTCGATCCACTCGTCTTCGTCGCTCGACTGCAAGCCACCACCACGCCGCGGACCGCAGATCTGCTGCAAGCACTCATTCGGCTCGCTCCCGATCATCGCGCGGCTGCGCTGGAGAGCGCCCGTGATTTGCCGGATGATTGGGGCGCTGCCGTGCGCTATGCGCTCGGTGGTCCGCCGCCGACGGAGTTTATCGAAAGCGATGAACGATTCTCGCTATGGCTCGCGGCTGGCAGATCGCGACAAGCTTTCGGACCGCTCACTGACCTCGCGCTTGCCGGAGGTCCGTCGCGCGAGACCATTATCGCCGAGCCGACGTTTGCCTGGCAGGCCATCGACCGCAATCCCGCGTCTCGTTGGTCCTCGACGATGACCCTCAAGCTGAGCATCAATCCCGGCCTTCCTCGCGCCGAAGAGAACGCGCTCCGCCCGACGCTGGCGATTCGCGAAGACAATCTTCATAACTGGGCCAACTTCGGCGTCGAATGGAGCAAGGCCTGGCTCATTCCACTTTGGCCGGCGAACCTCGACGCCGTACTAGCCGAGGGTGTGCGTCAACTGCGTGTCCGCATCGACGAACCGGCTTCAACGTTCGAACCGAACTACGTTTATCTGCAACCGCTCCTGCGGCCCGATGTTTCTTGGAGCGAGCTCAGTTGGTTGGCGATTTGGCTCGCACTGCTCAGCAAGGACTCTAGTTCGCGCGGCATGGCCATCGATGTGTTGATCACCGGTATCGAAGATGGCCGGGCTCAACTGCAGTTCGATGTCTTAGCAAAACTTGCCACTGGCGAATGGTTCAAACTCAACCGCCTCGCCGACGCAGGCCGCGAAGTGGCCCGCGTCTCGCCGAGGCACGCCTGGTGGTGGGCCGAACTGCTGCAACGCTTCCTCGCGCAGCTGGCCACTTGGCCCACCGAAGCCCATCACCTGCTGACACTCCTTCTCGAACTACTCTCAGAATTGCAACTCAGCCTGAACGCGGAATTTCGATCGACGTTCGAGTCGCGCACCGTCACCGGCAAAAGTGCGAAGGTGCTGAAGAGCATCCTGGCGCTGCAGGCCAAACCCAACTCCGCCGCGCGACAGCAAGCCCATTCGCTCGCGCTCGAAACTGCGTTGTCCCGCGCTGAGCGCTGGGCTGCGGGCAGTCTCTAA